The window TAGGCTGGGTAAAAATGTGGACTCAATATGCTGGCAAGGAAAAGGAAAACGCCAATGTTCTAAAGAAGAGGCACCAAAATAAAACAGAGACGCCGTGAAATATATAGAGCGACATCGGCTGATAGAAGAGAATTGAACTTATTGCAGCGACGATCGACATATCTTCATTCTAGAATGCAGAAGCCAATCAGTAATTCAACTAAAGTATCAACTTCTTATCAATTTAATGGAGAGTTTGCTGAACAAACAATTGCTCTAAGAGGAGCCTCATCTTCTATTTTGAGAACAGGTTTCTAAACTAAGAATTTGTTATCCTGAACTATGAGACATTAAACATTTACATATTTAATACGTTCATAACACCCTTTTTTTCCTTAGAAAATATGTCCACAGTTCAGGATTCCCCTGTTTCTAATAATGTCAAAAATGTACGTGATAGCTCCGGTATTTTTGAAGTTGGTAAGTGTGAAAGTATGGTGTTCAAATTTATAGAATGTTTAAACAACCAGACTTATATGCTTAATTCCTTATATCTTAGGGTCCACATCGGGAACATGCGTTGAACAGTATGATATTACTCTGCATAACACTGCAAATAGAGGTTTGGTTTCTTATAGCTTTAAAGTCATTTCAGTCATTTATTTTCCGAGGTTGACATTTTTTTCCCTTTGGTTAACCCCAAAAAACACATGTCGTAGATCAAAAAAATTGGATCAGTGGAACACTATTGACTTGCCCAATAGCCCTTATAGACTGAAAACTGAACCGAATTATAAATTTTGTAGAGCCAA is drawn from Nicotiana tomentosiformis chromosome 12, ASM39032v3, whole genome shotgun sequence and contains these coding sequences:
- the LOC108945145 gene encoding uncharacterized protein, with product MQKPISNSTKVSTSYQFNGEFAEQTIALRGASSSILRTENMSTVQDSPVSNNVKNVRDSSGIFEVGSTSGTCVEQYDITLHNTANRVSITISLWTERMALWY